One Streptomyces fagopyri DNA window includes the following coding sequences:
- a CDS encoding siderophore-interacting protein gives MAERPARRPRKPHSALVVRTERLTPHMQRVVLGGEGLAEFTAGTCTDHYVKLLFAAEGVSYPEPFDMERIREEFPREQWPVTRTYTVRAWDPELRELTLDFVVHGDEGLAGPWAARVQPGETVRFMGPGGAYAPDAGADWHLFAGDESALPAIAAALEALPDGAVAHAFLEVSDPEEEQKIDSDVDVVWLHRGDRPVGEALVAAVRALDFPEGRVHAFVHGEAAFVKELRRLLRVEREIPREDLSISGYWRLGHNEDGWQAAKREWNAQVEAEQEATSATAS, from the coding sequence ATGGCAGAGCGTCCGGCACGCAGGCCCAGGAAGCCCCACTCCGCGCTCGTCGTGCGGACCGAGCGGCTCACTCCCCACATGCAGCGTGTCGTCCTCGGGGGCGAGGGCCTCGCCGAGTTCACCGCGGGCACCTGTACCGACCACTACGTGAAGCTGCTCTTCGCCGCGGAGGGTGTCAGCTACCCCGAGCCGTTCGACATGGAGCGGATCCGCGAGGAGTTCCCGCGCGAGCAGTGGCCCGTGACCCGGACGTACACCGTGCGCGCCTGGGACCCCGAACTGCGGGAGCTGACGCTCGACTTCGTGGTCCACGGTGACGAGGGCCTGGCCGGTCCCTGGGCGGCCCGGGTCCAACCGGGCGAAACGGTCCGGTTCATGGGACCCGGCGGCGCGTACGCGCCCGACGCGGGCGCCGACTGGCATCTGTTCGCCGGTGACGAGAGCGCGCTGCCCGCGATCGCCGCCGCCCTGGAGGCGCTGCCGGACGGCGCCGTGGCCCATGCCTTCCTGGAGGTCTCGGACCCCGAGGAGGAGCAGAAGATCGACTCCGACGTGGACGTGGTGTGGCTGCACCGCGGCGACCGGCCGGTCGGCGAGGCCCTGGTGGCGGCCGTGCGCGCGCTCGACTTCCCGGAGGGCCGGGTGCACGCGTTCGTGCACGGCGAGGCGGCCTTCGTGAAGGAGTTGCGCCGACTGCTGCGGGTGGAGCGGGAGATCCCTCGCGAGGACCTGTCGATCTCCGGCTACTGGCGCCTGGGGCACAACGAGGACGGCTGGCAGGCAGCCAAGCGGGAGTGGAACGCGCAGGTGGAGGCCGAGCAGGAGGCGACCTCGGCGACGGCCTCCTGA
- a CDS encoding 5'-3' exonuclease, with protein sequence MRGVTRRLMLLDTASLYFRAYFGVPDSVKAPDGTPVNAVRGLLDFIDRLVKDHRPDDLVACMDADWRPQWRVDLIPSYKAHRVAVETETGPDQEEVPDTLSPQVPVIEDVLDALGIARVGVEGYEADDVIGTFAGRATGPVDIVTGDRDLYQLVDDERGVRVLYPLKGVGTLQLTDETWLREKYGVDGSGYADLALLRGDPSDGLPGVPGIGEKTAAKLLDAFGDLAGIMSAVDDPKSGLTPSQRRRLDESRPYVALAPEVVRVAGDVPLPDVDPALPHSPRDPAALDALAARWGLGGSLQRLLTTLGS encoded by the coding sequence ATGCGGGGCGTGACCAGACGCCTGATGCTGCTCGACACCGCCTCCCTGTACTTCCGGGCCTACTTCGGAGTCCCCGACTCCGTGAAGGCCCCGGACGGCACGCCCGTGAACGCCGTGCGCGGGCTGCTCGACTTCATCGACCGCCTGGTCAAGGACCACCGTCCGGACGACCTGGTGGCCTGCATGGACGCGGACTGGCGCCCGCAGTGGCGGGTCGACCTGATCCCCTCGTACAAGGCCCACCGGGTGGCCGTGGAGACCGAGACCGGTCCGGACCAGGAGGAGGTGCCGGACACGCTCTCCCCGCAGGTGCCCGTCATCGAGGACGTCCTGGACGCGCTGGGCATCGCGCGCGTGGGCGTCGAGGGGTACGAGGCGGACGACGTGATCGGCACCTTCGCCGGACGCGCCACCGGCCCGGTCGACATCGTCACCGGCGACCGCGACCTCTACCAGCTCGTCGACGACGAGCGGGGGGTGCGCGTCCTGTACCCGCTCAAGGGCGTCGGCACCCTCCAGCTCACCGACGAGACATGGCTGCGCGAGAAGTACGGGGTCGACGGCTCCGGATACGCGGACCTGGCGCTGCTGCGCGGCGATCCGAGCGACGGCCTTCCGGGGGTGCCCGGGATCGGCGAGAAGACGGCGGCCAAGCTGCTCGACGCCTTCGGCGACCTGGCGGGGATCATGTCCGCCGTGGACGACCCGAAGTCCGGGCTGACGCCCTCTCAGCGCAGACGGCTCGACGAGTCCCGACCCTACGTCGCCCTGGCGCCCGAGGTCGTACGGGTGGCCGGTGACGTCCCGCTGCCCGACGTCGACCCGGCGCTGCCGCACTCTCCGCGCGACCCGGCCGCGCTGGACGCACTCGCGGCGCGCTGGGGCCTGGGCGGCTCCCTGCAGCGTCTGCTCACGACACTCGGCAGCTGA
- a CDS encoding quaternary amine ABC transporter ATP-binding protein has translation MSSRLEAEHLYKVFGRRPEEAVERLRQGTDREELRADGTTAAVIDASFTVDPGQIFVVMGLSGSGKSTLLRMLNGLLEPTAGQVRFDGQDLTGLSARDLREVRSKKISMVFQHFALFPHRSVLENAAYGLEVQGVPAAERRKRATEALELAGLAGWEKSWPDELSGGMQQRVGLARALATDADLLLMDESFSALDPLIRRDMQDQLIELQKKLKKTIVFITHDLNEAMRLGDRIAVMRDGRIVQIGSAEDILVRPADDYVASFTQDVDRSRVLTAGAVMDTDVRGDEADCACETALPDTSFVDLCAISTRLTHPVAVLDPRGELVGVVPRRRLVAFLGDEQDEPERCEQPRDEAVTADA, from the coding sequence GTGTCATCCAGGCTTGAGGCCGAGCATCTGTACAAGGTGTTCGGGAGACGACCGGAAGAGGCGGTGGAGCGGCTCCGCCAGGGAACCGACCGAGAGGAACTGCGCGCCGACGGCACCACCGCCGCCGTGATCGACGCGTCCTTCACTGTCGACCCGGGCCAGATCTTCGTCGTCATGGGCCTGTCCGGATCCGGCAAGTCCACGCTGCTGCGCATGCTCAACGGACTTCTGGAACCGACCGCGGGACAGGTGCGCTTCGACGGTCAGGACCTCACCGGGCTCAGCGCCCGCGACCTGCGCGAGGTCCGCTCGAAGAAGATCAGCATGGTGTTCCAGCACTTCGCGCTCTTCCCGCACCGCAGCGTCCTGGAGAACGCGGCGTACGGCCTGGAGGTCCAGGGCGTACCGGCCGCCGAGCGCAGGAAGCGCGCCACCGAAGCACTGGAGCTGGCCGGGCTCGCGGGCTGGGAGAAGTCCTGGCCCGACGAGCTGTCCGGCGGGATGCAGCAGCGCGTCGGCCTCGCCCGCGCGCTCGCCACCGACGCCGATCTGCTGCTGATGGACGAGTCGTTCAGCGCGCTCGACCCGCTGATCCGCCGTGACATGCAGGACCAGCTCATCGAGCTCCAGAAGAAGCTCAAGAAGACCATCGTGTTCATCACCCACGACCTCAACGAGGCCATGCGGCTCGGCGACCGGATCGCCGTGATGCGCGACGGCCGCATCGTCCAGATCGGCAGCGCCGAGGACATCCTCGTGCGCCCCGCCGACGACTACGTCGCCTCCTTCACCCAGGACGTCGACCGCTCCCGGGTGCTGACGGCCGGCGCCGTCATGGACACCGACGTACGCGGCGACGAGGCCGACTGCGCCTGCGAGACCGCGCTGCCCGACACCTCGTTCGTGGACCTGTGCGCGATCAGCACCCGCCTCACGCACCCGGTCGCGGTCCTCGACCCCCGGGGTGAACTGGTCGGTGTCGTGCCGCGGCGCAGGCTCGTCGCCTTCCTCGGCGACGAACAGGACGAACCCGAGCGCTGTGAGCAGCCGCGGGACGAGGCGGTGACGGCCGATGCCTAG
- a CDS encoding ABC transporter permease/substrate binding protein, translating into MPRIPFGDWVNDVVDWLLNHMAWLFDLLKTVFSGTYDGIDAVLQAPQPLLLAGIFAVIAFWLRGTSAGVLTFVGFAFIDSLELWEDAMVTLSLVLVATLIALVVSVPVGIWAARSDRVSGIVRPVLDFMQTLPAMIYLIPAILFFGTGAPAGIVATLIFALAPGVRMTELGIRQVDQDLVEAADAFGTTPRDTLLRIQLPLALPTVMAGVNQVIMLGLSMAAIAGMVGTGGLGGDVNEAIGQLNVGLGSEAGVAIVILAIYLDRMTGALGTQVSPLGRRAAAKLRAAQGLRIWSYRPRPAVAVVGVVVLALVAGGMGVFGGAGSTSTAADGENVGQGKKISMGYIPWDEGVASTFLWQEILEERGYKVDVKQFDAGPLYTSLAQGDVDFETDSWLPTTHAEYWKKYGKQLDDLGSWYGPTSLELSVPAYMKGIDSLEDLKGKAGTFGGKITGIESSAGMMGLLKSKVLKAYGLDKEYKVVDSSTPAMLAELKRAYAAKKPIVATLWSPHWAYSDYKLKKLKDPKGAWGKGDGVHTLSRKGFARDNPVVGKWLKNFRMTEKQLTDLEAEINKVGKGKQQDAVRAWLKKNPGVVDKLAPVKGASAAAPAEAGRAVDVAWFPWDEDVAVTYLWKNVLARRGYTLNLKQMDVGPVYTGLASGDLDLNFDAWLPYAQSNYWDQHKNDLRDLGTWYAPTSLEIAVPSYVKGVKSLADLKGKAGTFDGKIIGIEPGTGEMNLLKKKVLPGYGLDKEYKVVDGSTPAMLAELKRAYAKKQPVAVVLWSPHWAYSEYKLTKLSDDKKLFGEGNTIRTISSEKFPEQYPQLTRWIKNFKMSENELGTLESEIKQRGQGHEEDAVASWLKEHPDVVDRMAPR; encoded by the coding sequence ATGCCTAGGATTCCCTTCGGTGACTGGGTCAACGACGTCGTCGACTGGCTCCTGAACCACATGGCGTGGCTCTTCGACCTCCTCAAGACCGTCTTCTCCGGCACCTACGACGGCATCGACGCCGTCCTCCAGGCACCCCAGCCGCTCCTCCTCGCCGGCATCTTCGCCGTCATCGCGTTCTGGCTGCGCGGCACCTCCGCCGGTGTCCTCACCTTCGTGGGCTTCGCGTTCATCGACTCCCTCGAACTGTGGGAGGACGCGATGGTGACCCTCTCGCTCGTCCTCGTGGCGACGCTGATCGCGCTCGTCGTCTCCGTCCCCGTGGGCATCTGGGCGGCGCGCTCCGACCGGGTCAGCGGAATCGTCCGCCCGGTGCTCGACTTCATGCAGACCCTGCCCGCGATGATCTACCTCATCCCGGCGATCCTGTTCTTCGGCACCGGCGCCCCCGCCGGCATCGTGGCCACCCTGATCTTCGCGCTGGCACCCGGTGTCCGCATGACCGAGCTGGGCATCCGCCAGGTCGACCAGGATCTGGTCGAGGCCGCCGACGCGTTCGGCACCACCCCGCGCGACACCCTGCTGCGCATCCAGCTGCCGCTGGCCCTGCCCACCGTCATGGCGGGCGTCAACCAGGTCATCATGCTGGGCCTGTCCATGGCCGCCATCGCGGGCATGGTCGGCACCGGCGGCCTCGGCGGCGACGTGAACGAGGCCATCGGCCAGCTGAACGTCGGACTGGGCTCCGAGGCGGGCGTCGCCATCGTCATCCTGGCGATCTACCTCGACCGGATGACCGGCGCCCTCGGCACCCAGGTCTCCCCGCTCGGCCGCCGCGCCGCCGCCAAGCTGCGCGCCGCGCAGGGTCTGCGGATCTGGTCCTACCGTCCCCGCCCCGCCGTCGCGGTGGTGGGCGTCGTCGTCCTCGCGCTGGTCGCGGGCGGCATGGGTGTCTTCGGCGGCGCGGGCTCGACGTCCACCGCGGCCGACGGCGAGAACGTCGGCCAGGGCAAGAAGATCAGCATGGGCTACATCCCGTGGGACGAGGGGGTCGCCTCCACCTTCCTGTGGCAGGAGATCCTGGAGGAGCGCGGCTACAAGGTCGACGTCAAGCAGTTCGACGCCGGCCCGCTCTACACCTCGCTCGCCCAGGGCGACGTCGACTTCGAGACCGACTCCTGGCTGCCGACCACGCACGCGGAGTACTGGAAGAAGTACGGTAAGCAGCTCGACGACCTGGGCTCCTGGTACGGCCCGACATCCCTGGAGCTGTCGGTGCCCGCCTACATGAAGGGCATCGACTCCCTGGAGGACCTCAAGGGCAAGGCCGGTACCTTCGGCGGCAAGATCACCGGCATCGAGTCCAGCGCCGGAATGATGGGCCTGCTCAAGAGCAAGGTGCTCAAGGCGTACGGGCTCGACAAGGAGTACAAGGTCGTCGACAGCTCCACGCCGGCGATGCTGGCCGAGCTGAAGCGCGCGTACGCGGCGAAGAAGCCGATCGTCGCCACGCTCTGGTCGCCGCACTGGGCCTACAGCGACTACAAGCTGAAGAAGCTCAAGGACCCGAAGGGCGCCTGGGGCAAGGGCGACGGCGTGCACACGCTCTCCCGCAAGGGCTTCGCGCGGGACAACCCGGTCGTCGGCAAGTGGCTGAAGAACTTCAGGATGACCGAGAAGCAACTGACCGATCTCGAGGCCGAGATCAACAAGGTCGGCAAGGGCAAGCAGCAGGACGCCGTGCGCGCCTGGCTGAAGAAGAACCCCGGTGTCGTCGACAAGCTGGCCCCGGTCAAGGGCGCCTCCGCCGCGGCCCCGGCCGAGGCCGGGCGCGCGGTGGACGTCGCATGGTTCCCCTGGGACGAGGACGTCGCCGTCACCTACCTCTGGAAGAACGTCCTGGCCCGTCGCGGCTACACGCTCAACCTCAAGCAGATGGACGTCGGCCCGGTCTACACCGGCCTGGCCTCCGGCGACCTCGACCTCAACTTCGACGCCTGGCTGCCCTACGCCCAGTCGAACTACTGGGACCAGCACAAGAACGACCTGAGAGACCTGGGCACCTGGTACGCCCCGACCTCGCTGGAGATCGCCGTGCCCTCCTACGTGAAGGGCGTCAAGTCCCTCGCGGACCTGAAGGGCAAGGCCGGCACCTTCGACGGGAAGATCATCGGCATCGAGCCCGGCACCGGTGAGATGAACCTGCTCAAGAAGAAGGTGCTCCCGGGCTACGGCCTGGACAAGGAGTACAAGGTCGTCGACGGCTCCACACCCGCCATGCTGGCCGAGCTGAAGCGCGCGTACGCCAAGAAGCAGCCCGTCGCCGTCGTCCTGTGGTCCCCGCACTGGGCCTACAGCGAGTACAAGCTCACCAAGCTGTCGGACGACAAGAAGCTCTTCGGTGAGGGCAACACGATCCGGACCATCTCCAGTGAGAAGTTCCCGGAGCAGTACCCGCAACTCACCCGGTGGATCAAGAACTTCAAGATGAGCGAGAACGAACTCGGCACCCTGGAGAGCGAGATCAAGCAGCGCGGCCAGGGCCACGAGGAGGACGCCGTCGCGTCCTGGCTGAAGGAACACCCGGACGTGGTGGACCGGATGGCGCCGCGGTAG
- a CDS encoding helix-turn-helix domain-containing protein — MGDQKEQPLRVGAAVRRRRRALELTLAVVAERSGLSVPFLSQVENERARPSRSSLERVADALGTTAVELLAAADPACSVDVVRADEGADCATDARTRPLVRGHHQLHATEFVGDHEAGRELQHRNDKLMYVADGAVEVEAEGRAHRLGRGDTLYLTGGVRHRWRATVPDTRVVVVEVADHIEAVEERHGFGRR; from the coding sequence ATGGGCGACCAGAAAGAACAGCCCCTTCGGGTGGGCGCGGCCGTCCGGCGGCGACGCCGGGCACTGGAACTCACCCTCGCCGTCGTGGCCGAGCGCAGCGGCCTGTCGGTCCCGTTCCTCAGCCAGGTGGAGAACGAGCGGGCGAGGCCGAGCCGTAGTTCCCTGGAGCGGGTGGCCGACGCGCTCGGCACCACGGCCGTGGAGCTGCTCGCCGCGGCCGACCCGGCGTGCAGTGTCGATGTCGTACGCGCCGACGAAGGCGCCGACTGCGCCACCGACGCGCGCACGCGCCCCCTGGTACGCGGTCACCACCAGCTGCACGCAACGGAGTTCGTCGGAGACCACGAGGCGGGCCGCGAACTCCAGCACCGCAACGACAAGTTGATGTACGTCGCCGACGGCGCCGTCGAGGTCGAGGCCGAGGGACGTGCCCACCGCCTCGGGCGCGGGGACACGCTGTACCTCACGGGCGGAGTGCGCCATCGGTGGCGGGCCACCGTGCCGGACACCCGGGTGGTCGTGGTCGAGGTCGCCGACCACATCGAGGCGGTGGAGGAGCGCCACGGCTTCGGCAGGCGCTGA
- a CDS encoding helical backbone metal receptor has protein sequence MTGTTGAGVPRVVSLVPSLTEAVAVTVPGALVGATDWCSHPPDLDVVRIGGTKNPRVDRIVGIRPDLVVANEEENRGPDLDALRAAGVEVLVTEVRDVPGALGELDRVLTACGARTRPRWLDEAEAAWAGVPGPGRRTSAIVPVWRRPWMVLGRDTFAGDVLMRLGVDNVYARHEERYPRVPLAELRAAAPELVVLPDEPYRFTADDGPEAFDDVPCALVDGRHLTWYGPSLARAPRVLGEALRAAERNAGRVGTATVDPPAD, from the coding sequence GTGACCGGGACGACGGGCGCCGGCGTCCCCCGGGTCGTGTCGCTCGTGCCCTCCCTCACCGAGGCCGTCGCGGTGACCGTCCCCGGCGCCCTGGTCGGCGCGACCGACTGGTGCAGCCATCCGCCGGACCTCGACGTCGTCAGGATCGGCGGCACCAAGAACCCTCGGGTCGACCGGATCGTGGGGATCCGCCCCGACCTGGTGGTGGCCAACGAGGAGGAGAACCGCGGCCCCGATCTCGACGCGCTGCGCGCGGCCGGGGTCGAGGTGCTGGTCACAGAGGTCCGGGACGTACCCGGAGCCCTCGGGGAACTGGACCGGGTGCTGACCGCGTGCGGGGCGCGGACCCGGCCCCGCTGGCTCGACGAGGCGGAGGCGGCGTGGGCCGGAGTGCCCGGTCCGGGGCGCCGGACGTCCGCGATCGTGCCGGTCTGGCGGCGCCCCTGGATGGTCCTCGGCCGTGACACCTTCGCCGGGGACGTCCTCATGCGTCTGGGTGTCGACAACGTGTACGCGCGCCACGAGGAGCGCTATCCCCGTGTCCCCCTCGCCGAGCTCCGCGCGGCGGCCCCGGAGCTCGTGGTGCTGCCCGACGAGCCGTACCGCTTCACCGCCGACGACGGTCCCGAGGCCTTCGACGACGTGCCCTGCGCCCTCGTCGACGGACGGCACCTGACCTGGTACGGACCGTCACTGGCGCGAGCGCCGCGGGTGCTCGGCGAGGCACTGCGGGCAGCAGAGAGGAATGCGGGTCGCGTGGGCACGGCGACTGTCGACCCACCCGCGGACTGA